A single Methanocaldococcus bathoardescens DNA region contains:
- a CDS encoding diacylglycerol/polyprenol kinase family protein: protein MREIYRQTIHLIAGILIAFSVLIFKKLLIIPLIISIVVGIGLYFLCKKYYIPIISDLLNLCKREKEDGKGAIYFAFGMLLSLILIDDINAIFFGILVFAVGDALATIVGIRGKIKINYFGKTIEGFLAFFISTSLILYQFYGIYGIFVALISAFVEFISKKIKIDDNLYLPFIVAFILSIYPYKPQLSHIPTFCSIL, encoded by the coding sequence TTGAGAGAGATTTATAGACAGACAATCCATTTAATTGCTGGGATTTTAATAGCTTTTTCAGTGTTGATATTTAAAAAACTTCTAATAATTCCGTTAATTATTAGTATAGTTGTTGGTATTGGATTATATTTTTTATGTAAGAAATATTACATCCCGATAATCTCAGATTTGTTGAATCTCTGCAAAAGAGAAAAAGAAGATGGGAAAGGGGCAATATACTTTGCCTTTGGTATGTTGTTATCTTTAATCTTAATTGATGATATAAACGCAATATTTTTTGGTATCTTAGTATTTGCTGTTGGGGATGCATTAGCTACCATTGTAGGAATTAGAGGAAAAATAAAGATAAATTATTTTGGAAAGACAATTGAAGGATTTTTGGCATTTTTTATCTCTACCTCATTAATTTTATATCAATTTTATGGAATTTATGGGATTTTTGTAGCTTTAATCTCTGCTTTTGTTGAATTTATAAGCAAAAAGATAAAGATAGATGATAATTTATATCTACCTTTTATTGTGGCATTTATTCTAAGTATTTACCCATATAAACCCCAACTCTCTCATATCCCAACTTTCTGTAGTATTCTCTAA